One genomic segment of Erythrolamprus reginae isolate rEryReg1 chromosome 2, rEryReg1.hap1, whole genome shotgun sequence includes these proteins:
- the LOC139158845 gene encoding uncharacterized protein, with the protein MLSEGHVLFHRVLAVVTSGGGPMIQAFAANGILGAVLPAALHVPCLYHQLELVMELWQEKLERLDSLQRLLEETFGWRPALRHRYALFLKEHELKLSLPVCNRQAGLEVWLDKAIGISKHLPALREFVATDEVEGPIMAKLQSILVENDKELVAEATFVAEHAQGLLAMARLLRQTGEPLAHRIYGELDSLRVSFSYHLDARLGASTEEHLALCPPQLAKKFRKILAQSLSHLQHLFDSHPAMPTLKAARVLDHKQLGAVGWSQIDQEQGIPGLLEVPEMEWFRYQHLAEAAPADVSLSQWWEAQAEHLPVLSPLARWYLWLPVCSPKSPFLPGGFFNLSVAEEGFTQEGARVLCMLRYNRKLL; encoded by the coding sequence ATGCTGAGCGAAGGGCATGTTTTGTTCCACCGGGTGCTGGCTGTGGTCACTTCAGGGGGGGGCCCTATGATCCAGGCCTTTGCCGCAAATGGGATTTTAGGCGCGGTGTTGCCAGCTGCCCTTCACGTTCCCTGCTTGTACCATCAGTTGGAGTTGGTGATGGAGCTGTGGCAAGAGAAGTTGGAAAGGCTGGATTCGCTGCAGCGTCTTCTGGAGGAGACGTTTGGATGGCGTCCGGCTCTCCGTCACCGTTATGCACTCTTCCTGAAGGAGCACGAGCTGAAGCTGTCTCTCCCCGTGTGTAACAGGCAGGCTGGCCTCGAGGTTTGGTTGGATAAAGCGATAGGCATTTCAAAACATCTCCCAGCTCTGAGGGAATTTGTAGCAACCGATGAAGTCGAGGGGCCCATTATGGCGAAATTGCAGAGTATCCTAGTGGAGAATGACAAGGAACTTGTGGCGGAAGCCACTTTCGTAGCTGAGCATGCCCAAGGTCTGTTGGCCATGGCGCGGCTTCTCCGCCAGACAGGGGAGCCACTGGCCCACCGGATCTATGGAGAACTAGATTCCTTGCgagtttctttctcctaccaCTTAGATGCCAGGCTGGGGGCCAGCACAGAAGAGCACCTGGCTCTGTGCCCGCCTCAGCTGGCAAAAAAGTTCCGTAAAATCTTAGCTCAGAGCCTGAGTCACCTGCAGCACCTGTTCGACTCTCATCCTGCGATGCCCACCTTGAAAGCAGCGCGGGTGCTCGATCACAAGCAACTGGGGGCAGTAGGATGGAGCCAGATTGATCAAGAGCAGGGGATCCCCGGCCTGTTGGAGGTACCAGAAATGGAATGGTTTCGGTATCAACATTTAGCTGAAGCCGCTCCGGCTGATGTTTCCCTGTCTCAGTGGTGGGAGGCACAAGCTGAGCATCTTCCTGTGCTGAGCCCGCTGGCCCGGTGGTACCTCTGGCTGCCTGTTTGTTCTCCCAAGTCTCCCTTCCTCCCAGGAGGCTTCTTCAACCTATCAGTGGCCGAGGAGGGCTTTACACAGGAAGGTGCGCGTGTCTTGTGCATGCTTAGGTATAACCGCAAGCTCCTTTAA